In Coleofasciculaceae cyanobacterium, the genomic stretch AATGGTTGCGAAGAAATTTTTGAAGAGAAAATTTCAGGAGCGAAAAAATCTCGTCCCGAATTAGAAAAGCTTCTGAGTCAGATCCGTAAAAATGACACTTTGGTAGTTTGCAAACTAGATCGCCTAGCTCGTTCAACCCATCACCTATTAGAAATAGTCGAAACCCTACGAGAGAAAAAAGCTGCTTTTTGTTCCCTTGGAGAACCTTGGGCAGATACCACTTCCCATGCAGGGAAAATGATTATGACCGTCTTTGCAGGTATTGCCGAGTTTGAGCGAGACTTAATTCGC encodes the following:
- a CDS encoding recombinase family protein — protein: MKIGYARVSTNDQNLDSQISLLKENGCEEIFEEKISGAKKSRPELEKLLSQIRKNDTLVVCKLDRLARSTHHLLEIVETLREKKAAFCSLGEPWADTTSHAGKMIMTVFAGIAEFERDLIRERASVGREAAMKRGVRFGRPRKLSSEQKELILKLREEGKSATELAKTFNVDRSTIYRLSNV